The Manis javanica isolate MJ-LG chromosome 4, MJ_LKY, whole genome shotgun sequence genome contains a region encoding:
- the TSPOAP1 gene encoding peripheral-type benzodiazepine receptor-associated protein 1 isoform X4: MEQLTPLPRLRNPRAMEPWALPAWQSWTPVQGVESEDIAPRSAETPAARWVGEQKPQENSEPEGARSPRPAGDIDPEGMPGLPSLGQQAVSSRPGCPRLEDEEVEAFPKSKLNMGFGDRPNLELLRALEELQQRCAILKEENQMLRKSSFPETEEKVRRLKRKNAELAIIAKRLEERAQKLQETNLKVVSAPVPRPGASLELCRKAMARQRARDLSETASALLAKDKQISALQRECRELQARLTLVGKEGPQWLHVRDFDRLLRESQREVLRLQKQIALRNQQEPPSPPRPPGYATLARAGAPAPGAPGEAILQEDVENPPVVLGKPEKQQSVQQLESELSKKRKKCESLEQEARKKQRRCEELELQLREAQNENARLVEENSRLSGRATEKEQVEWENVELRGQLLGVTQERDLALHKSQGLQSKLESLEQVLKHMREVAQRRQQLEVEHEQARLSLQEKQEEVQRLQQAQAEARREHEGAVQLLESTLDSMQARVRELEEQCRSQTERFSLLAQELQAFRLHPGPLDLLTSALGYSTLGDHPPPPCCCSAPQPCRGPSPKDLDLLPGSPGRCTPKSSEPAPPTLAGVPRRTTKKAESLSNSSRSESIHNSPKSCPTPEVDTASEVEELEADNVSLLPAVQEGSRGEARIQVFLARYSYNPFEGPNENPEAELPLTAGEYIYIYGNMDEDGFFEGELMDGRRGLVPSNFVERVSDDDLLTTLPSELADLSCSSGPELSFLSGGGIDSSSGGQSSGGRSQPRPEDEAAGDELSLSPPPEGLGGPPAVPYPRCLVLLKQLAHSVVLAWEPPPEQVELCGYHVCVNGELRQTLGPGAPPKTVLENLDLRVGPLHVSVQALTSQGSSDPLRCCLVVGTRVEVAPSQLRVHRLTATSAEVTWVPGNSNLAHAIYLNGEECPPARPSTYWATFCHLRPGTLYQARVEAQLPSRGSWEPGWERLDQRAATLQFTTLPAGPPDAPLDVQVEPGPSPGILIISWLPVTIDAAGTSNGVRVTGYAIYADGQKIMEVASPTAGSVLVELSQLQLLQVCSEVAVRTMSPHGESADSFPAPVAPALAAAYLQAKVSCPSPRPGLEARTPLAPAAPGPGDPSSPLQCPDPHRTQEPPGGLPASPPRETPKGPQVEPPAPCSQEEAGEPVPGASEDRASEPAAGERAGPAPSPLAKQEARGAQGALAQRVPCAEACHRGDPGTGLRPRAEREDAAELGVRLVNSLVDHGRNSDLSDIQEEEEEEEEELASRTCSFQKQVVGNSIRENGAKPQPDPFCETDSDEEVLEQILELPLQQFCSKKLFSIPEEEEEEDKEEEEEEDKQEEEEEGEEQPGAGCPSRDPGLPEPALLGLGCNSRWPRGPGPPPLSPEPCRAGDRLEDTPGLVGGSSRRRGSVSPEKPPNRRRSPDPREHCSRLLSNGLQASGRPGPARERGGPAVGEGTRGGPEAGGRGRPAPSRRCPRGRVPESGLASCLSPKCLEISIEYDSEDELEAGGGGISISGSSYSGDGEAWGTAPVGRPRGPLKASSGSTPHSHLLAWEKGEPEWRGRSATGRAKEPASRATETGEPRGSDSSGRRGPLRRGGQAPRPGASELDLSTAPPGSPPEAALVYQDLPVRIFVALFDYDPVSMSPNPDAGEEELPFREGQILKVFGDKDADGFYRGEGGGRTGYIPCNMVAEVAVDRPAGRQQLLQRSYLSPHVLVEGSGNVPSVYSTAHTPGPPPKPRRSKKAESEGAAPPCAGSPQPVSSASLQAPHSMVAAFDYNPRESSPNTDVEAELPFRAGDVITVFGGMDDDGFYYGELNGQRGLVPSNFLEGPGPVAGGSDREPGASQAESQDWASSTQGPPVPQGWPCVPGPGSFPRMELGGPQGTGKKVWGLLSKGKQLLRKLGSGKKE; encoded by the exons ATGGAGCAACTGACACCCCTCCCACGGCTCAGGAACCCCAGAGCCATGGAGCCATGGGCATTGCCAGCCTGGCAGAGCTGGACTCCAGTTCAGGGGGTTGAATCTGAAGACATAGCCCCAAGGAGTGCCGAAACTCCAGCAGCTCGGTGGGTTGGAGAACAGAAGCCTCAGGAGAACTCTGAGCCCGAGGGAGCCCGAAGCCCCAGGCCAGCGGGGGACATTGACCCAGAAGGAATGCCTGGGCTGCCCAGCCTGGGGCAGCAAGCAGTGAGCTCCAGACCTGGCTGCCCAAGGCTGGAGGACGAGGAGGTGGAGGCTTTCCCTAAG AGTAAGCTGAACATGGGCTTCGGGGACAGGCCCAATCTGGAGCTGCTGAGGGCCCTGGAAGAGCTGCAGCAGCGCTGTGCCATCCTTAAGGAGGAAAACCAGATGCTG AGGaagagcagcttccctgagacgGAGGAGAAGGTGCGGAGGCTAAAGCGGAAGAACGCTGAGCTGGCGATCATTGCCAAACGCCTGGAGGAAAGGGCCCAGAAGCTGCAGGAGACTAACCTGAAGGTG GTGAGTGCCCCTGTGCCCCGTCCGGGGGCGAGTTTGGAGTTGTGCAGGAAGGCCATGGCCCGCCAGAGAGCCCGGGACCTCAGTGAGACAGCCAGTGCCCTCCTGGCCAAGGACAAGCAGATCTCTGCCTTGCAGCGGGAGTGCAGGGAGCTGCAGGCCAGGCTCACCCTGGTTGGCAAG GAGGGCCCCCAGTGGCTCCACGTGCGGGACTTCGACCGGCTGCTGCGCGAGTCCCAACGGGAGGTGCTGCGGCTGCAGAAGCAGATCGCCCTACGCAACCAGCAGGAGCCGCCTTCACCACCCCGGCCCCCAGGCTACGCTACCTTGGCCAGGGCAGGGGCCCCCGCCCCCGGGGCCCCGGGAGAG GCCATACTCCAGGAGGATGTGGAAAACCCACCCGTGGTCCTAGGGAAGCCAGAGAAACAGCAGAGCGTGCAGCAGCTG GAATCTGAGCTCAGCAAGAAGCGGAAGAAATGCGAGAGCCTGGAGCAGGAAGCCCGGAAAAAGCAGAGGCGATGTGAGGAGCTG GAACTGCAGCTGAGAGAAGCCCAGAATGAGAATGCCCGCCTGGTGGAGGAGAATTCTCGGCTCAGTGGGAGAGCCACAGAGAAGGAGCAG GTGGAGTGGGAGAATGTGGAGCTGAGGGGCCAGCTCCTGGGGGTGACACAGGAGAGGGACTTAGCCCTTCACAAGAGCCAGGGCCTGCAGAGCAAGCTGGAGAGCCTGGAGCAGGTGCTGAAG CACATGCGGGAGGTGGCCCAGCGGCGGCAGCAGCTGGAGGTGGAGCATGAGCAGGCTCGGCTGAGCCTGCAGGAGAAGCAGGAGGAAGTCCAGAGGCTGCAGCAG GCCCAGGCGGAAGCCAGGAGGGAGCATGAAGGGGCCGTGCAGCTGCTGGAG TCTACCCTGGATTCCATGCAG GCCCGCGTTCGAGAGCTTGAGGAGCAGTGCCGCAGCCAAACAGAGCGCTTCAGCCTCCTGGCACAGGAGCTCCAGGCCTTCCGCCTGCACCCTGGCCCCTTGGATCTGCTCACCTCTGCCCTGGGCTACAGTACCCTTGGGGACCATCCACCACCCCCCTGCTGCTGCTCTGCCCCCCAGCCTTGCAGGGGGCCCAGCCCCAAAG ACCTTGACCTCCTGCCGGGCTCCCCAGGACGCTGCACCCCAAAGTCTTCTgagcctgcccctcccacccttgCTGGGGTCCCCCGAAGGACCACCAAGAAGGCAGAGTCTCTCTCTAACTCCTCTCGCTCCGAGTCCATCCACAACAGCCCCAAGTCATGTCCTACACCTGAG GTGGACACAGCCAGTGAGGTGGAGGAGCTGGAGGCAGACAATGTCTCCCTGCtcccagcagtgcaggagggcagCCGGGGAGAGGCCAGGATCCAGGTCTTCCTAGCACGCTACAG CTACAACCCCTTCGAGGGCCCCAATGAGAACCCGGAGGCAGAGCTTCCACTTACTGCTGGCGAGTACATCTACATTTATGGCAACATGGACGAGGATGGCTTTTTTGAAG GGGAGCTCATGGATGGCCGGAGGGGCCTGGTCCCTTCCAACTTTGTAGAGCGCGTGTCCGACGACGACCTCCTCACCACCCTCCCTTCGGAGCTGGCCGATCTGTCCTGTAGCTCAGGGCCTGAACTCAGTTTCCTGAGTGGAGGGGGGATTGACAGCAGTAGTGGGGGCCAGAGCAGCGGGGGACGCAGCCAGCCCAGACCGGAGGACGAGGCTGCAGGGGACGAGCTCAGTCTGAGCCCCCCACCCGAGGGCCTGGGCGGGCCCCCTGCTGTGCCTTACCCTCGCTGTCTGGTGCTCCTCAAGCAGCTGGCCCACAGTGTGGTGCTGGCTTGGGAGCCACCTCCTGAGCAAGTGGAGCTCTGTGGCTACCACGTCTGTGTGAATGGGGAGCTGCGTCAgaccctggggcctggggcccctCCCAAGACTGTGCTTGAAAACCTGGACCTGCGGGTCGGACCCCTCCATGTCTCTGTACAGGCCCTGACCAGCCAGGGCAGCTCTGACCCTCTGCGCTGTTGTTTGGTGGTGGGTACCCGGGTCGAGGTAGCACCTAGCCAGCTACGGGTCCATCGACTGACAGCCACATCTGCAGAGGTCACTTGGGTGCCTGGCAATAGCAACTTGGCCCATGCCATCTACCTCAATGGGGAAGAGTGCCCCCCTGCCCGCCCCAGCACCTACTGGGCCACCTTCTGCCACTTGCGGCCTGGTACACTCTATCAGGCTCGAGTGGAGGCTCAACTCCCATCTCGAGGGTCCTGGGAACCAGGCTGGGAGAGGCTGGACCAGCGGGCTGCCACCTTGCAGttcaccacactcccagcag GCCCACCTGATGCCCCCCTGGATGTGCAGGTTGAGCCGGGGCCCTCCCCTGGAATCTTGATCATTAGCTGGCTCCCAGTAACGATTGATGCTGCTGGTACCTCCAATGGTGTTCGGGTCACAGGCTATGCCATCTATGCTGATGGGCAGAAG ATCATGGAGGTGGCCTCGCCCACAGCGGGCAGTGTGCTCGTGGAGTTGTCCCAGCTGCAGCTgctacaggtgtgcagtgaggtgGCTGTGCGCACCATGTCGCCCCATGGCGAGTCCGCTGACTCCTTTCCGGCTCCTGTTGCCCCAGCCCTGGCTGCGGCCTACCTGCAAGCCAAAGTCTCCTGCCCCTCACCACGACCAGGCTTGGAGGCCAGAACACCCCTTGCTCCAGCCGCCCCAGGACCTGGAGACCCCAGCTCTCCCCTCCAGTGCCCTGACCCCCACAGAACTCAGGAGCCCCCTGGGGGCCTCCCAGCAAGCCCTCCCAGAGAGACACCAAAAGGACCCCAAGTGGAGCCCCCAGCACCTTGCTCCCAG gaggaggctggggaacCTGTGCCGGGTGCCTCAGAGGACAGAGCCAGTGAGCCAGCTGCGGGTGAGAGAGCTGGCCCTGCACCTTCCCCCTTGGCCAAGCAGGAGGCCAGGGGGGCCCAGGGAGCACTGGCCCAGAGGGTACCCTGTGCTGAGGCCTGCCACAGAGGCGACCCGGGAACTGGGCTGAGGCCCAGGGCTGAG AGGGAGGATGCAGCAGAGCTTGGGGTCCGTCTGGTGAACTCCCTTGTGGACCACGGCCGCAACTCAGATCTGTCAGAcatccaggaggaggaggaggaggaggaggaggagctggctTCCAGGACTTGCTCTTTCCAGAAGCAGGTTGTTGGCAACAGCATCAGGGAGAATGGGGCCAAG ccccagcccgacCCCTTCTGTGAGACTGACAGCGACGAGGAGGTCTTGGAGCAGATTCTGGAGCTGCCCCTCCAGCAGTTCTGCAGCAAGAAGCTCTTTAGCAttcctgaggaggaggaggaggaggacaaggaggaagaggaggaggaggacaagcaggaggaggaggaggagggcgagGAGCAGCCAGGAGCAGGCTGTCCTTCCCGAGACCCCGGCCTGCCTGAGCCTGCATTGCTAGGGCTGGGCTGCAACAGCAGGTGGCCTCGAGGACCTGGCCCACCTCCCTTGTCTCCCGAGCCCTGCAGGGCCGGGGACCGTCTGGAAGATACGCCTGGACTAGTTGGTGGCAGCAGCCGGAGGAGAGGAAGTGTGTCCCCTGAGAAGCCTCCAAACCGCAGGCGGTCCCCAGATCCCCGGGAACACTGCAGCCGGCTTCTCAGCAATGGGCTCCAGGCCTCTGGACGACCAGGCCCTGCACGGGAGAGGGGCGGGCCCGCTGTGGGCGAGGGGACCAGGGGtgggccagaggctggggggagaGGACGGCCGGCCCCTTCCCGGAGGTGCCCCCGTGGCCGTGTCCCGGAATCTGGCCTGGCCAGCTGCCTCTCCCCCAAGTGCTTGGAAATCAGCATCGAATATGATTCTGAGGATGAGCTGGAGGCGGGCGGCGGGGGCATCAGCATCAGCGGCTCCAGTTACTCCGGAGACGGGGAGGCCTGGGGCACAGCACCCGTAGGAAGGCCCCGGGGACCTCTGAAGGCCAGTTCAGGCTCCACTCCCCACTCACACCTCCTGgcctgggagaaaggggagccggAGTGGAGAGGCCGCAGTGCGACTGGCAGAGCCAAGGAGCCAGCCTCCCGG GCAACAGAGACTGGGGAGCCCAGAGGGTCAGACAGCTCTGGGCGGAGGGGCCCCCTGAGGAGAGGGGGCCAGGCCCCCAGGCCAGGTGCCTCTGAGCTGG ACCTCTCCACAGCTCCTCCCGGGAGTCCCCCAGAAGCAGCTCTGGTTTACCAGGACCTACCTGTCAGGATCTTTGTGGCTCTGTTTGACTATGATCCTGTGTCAATGTCACCCAACCCTGATGCTGGGGAAGAGGAGCTCCCCTTCCGGGAAGGCCAGATTCTCAAG GTGTTTGGGGACAAGGATGCTGATGGATTCTACCGGGGTGAAGGTGGGGGCCGGACAGGCTACATCCCCTGCAACATGGTGGCTGAGGTGGCTGTGGACAGACCAGCGGGTAGACAGCAGCTGCTCCAGAGGAGTTATTTGTCCCCACATGTTCTTGTTGAGGGCTCAG GGAATGTTCCTTCTGTGTACTCCACAGCCCACACACCTGGGCCTCCCCCTAAGCCCCGCCGCTCCAAGAAAG CAGAGTCAGAAGGTGCTGCCCCACCCTGTGCAG GCAGCCCCCAGCCAGTCTCCTCTGCCAGCCTGCAAGCTCCCCACTCCATGGTGGCTGCATTTGACTACAATCCCCGGGAGAGCTCACCCAACACGGACGTGGAG GCAGAGCTGCCCTTCCGAGCAGGGGATGTCATCACGGTGTTTGGGGGCATGGACGACGATGGTTTCTACTAC GGCGAGCTGAATGGGCAGAGGGGCCTGGTTCCATCCAACTTCCTGGAGGGACCTGGGCCTGTGGCAGGAGGCTCGGACAGGGAGCCCGGAGCATCCCAGGCTGAGAGTCAG GACTGGGCCAGCTCAACACAAGGGCCCCCAGTGCCCCAAGGCTGGCCCTGTGTCCCTGGCCCTGGCAGCTTCCCCAGGATGGAACTGGGAGGGCCTCAGGGCACAGGCAAGAAAGTGTGGGGTCTCCTTTCCAAGGGGAAGCAGCTCCTCAGGAAACTGGGCTCTGGAAAGAAGGAATGA